Genomic DNA from Candidatus Paceibacterota bacterium:
AATTCTGCATCAAGAGTTGCCGTGTTGGGACCAACCACTCGCGATGATCTTTTTGGAGAAGGTGCAACAAATGTAGTTGGACAATCGATTCGTGTTAATAGTTTAGAATTCAAGGTGATAGGTATTACCGTAGCGAAAGGAGGAAGTGGTTTCCAAAATCAAGACGACATGATTTACATCCCGGTCAAAAGCGCGCAACGTTATCTTTCAGGCGATCAGTATTTAACAACAATTGCTGTGCAAGCATCTTCGCCAGACACAATGACACAGGTGCAATCGGATATTACAGCACTTCTATTAGATAGGCATAAAATCAGAGATGCGACTTTAGTCGATTTTAGTGTTCTCAATCAGAGCGATATCCTATCGTCAGCATCGAGCATCACCTCAACCTTGACGTATTTATTGGCGGCAATAGGATGTATTTCACTTCTAGTCGGTGGCATTGGTATTATGAATATGATGCTCACCACAGTAACTGAACGTACGAAAGAAATTGGTCTTAGAAAAGCAATTGGGGCACGTAAAAATGATATTTCAACGCAGTTTTTGGCTGAAGCAGTCGCATTAACCCTTGTTGGTGGTATCATCGGTATTGCGCTTGGATGGCTAATCTCGTTTGTTGTAAATTTGACTGGTCTTGTGGCGACAAGTGTTTCGCTTGTTTCAGTTCTTATTGCTTTTGGTGTTTCAGCGTTAATTGGAATTATCTTCGGATATTATCCTGCTCGTCGAGCAGCAGGACTCAATCCGATTGATGCTTTGAGGTACGAGTAATTAATAGTTAATAATTTATATAAAAATTATGAAGAAAAAAATAATTGTATCGGTTATCGTAGGGGTAATTATCGTTGGAGGAGGAT
This window encodes:
- a CDS encoding ABC transporter permease encodes the protein MRVSMQNIMKLNDIIHETYAALSANKVRSGLTMLGIVIGISSVIAMVSIGTGASNTISSSIESLGSNLIQIMPGAQQRQGFGVSSGRGGAKTLTNEDAAAIAEQIMDVEAVDSQVSGRYQITAKGTNTNTSVTGVTSKYSQIRNIEIAEGSFISDTQNNSASRVAVLGPTTRDDLFGEGATNVVGQSIRVNSLEFKVIGITVAKGGSGFQNQDDMIYIPVKSAQRYLSGDQYLTTIAVQASSPDTMTQVQSDITALLLDRHKIRDATLVDFSVLNQSDILSSASSITSTLTYLLAAIGCISLLVGGIGIMNMMLTTVTERTKEIGLRKAIGARKNDISTQFLAEAVALTLVGGIIGIALGWLISFVVNLTGLVATSVSLVSVLIAFGVSALIGIIFGYYPARRAAGLNPIDALRYE